One Papaver somniferum cultivar HN1 chromosome 10, ASM357369v1, whole genome shotgun sequence genomic window carries:
- the LOC113316233 gene encoding G2/mitotic-specific cyclin-2-like, translated as MLKKSGHGGSDGVHGYMYSLDAAVNDLVHYKFELMDETLFLMVNIIDRFLAHQTVERKKLQLVGITAMLLACKYEEVSVPVVDDLILISDKAYTRKQVLSMLELLSFFLIELSLVDHDMLRLPPSLLAAAAIYTAQFTLNRTIHWSKTTEWHSYYSKDQLNNLLTGVLKETAGGIDNGSFCSPPGGGRDGASGGGHSGSDLGNRSSSKSFISASIDSSGKVGSSKSKFNFDTVEDLR; from the exons ATGCTG AAAAAATCAGGACATGGTGGAAGTGATGGCGTCCATGGATACATGTATTCCCTTGATGCTGCAGTCAATGACTTG GTGCATTATAAATTTGAGCTCATGGATGAGACATTATTCCTTATGGTTAACATTATAGACAGATTCTTAGCCCACCAAACTGTGGAACGAAAGAAACTTCAGTTGGTCGGAATTACAGCCATGCTTTTAGCATGCAAGTATGAGGAAGTTTCAGTACCGGTTGTAGATGATCTTATTCTAATTTCTGACAAGGCTTATACAAGGAAGCAAGTTCTTTCTATG CTTGAGCTTCTCTCCTTTTTCTTGATCGAGCTATCCTTGGTTGATCATGACATGCTTAGGTTACCACCATCTCTGTTAGCTGCTGCAGCCATCTACACTGCTCAGTTTACTCTTAACAGGACTATACATTGGAGTAAGACCACAGAGTGGCATTCATATTACTCAAAAGATCAATTAAA CAACCTACTGACTGGGGTGTTGAAGGAGACGGCAGGGGGAATTGATAATGGGTCTTTCTGTTCTCCACCTGGTGGTGGGAGagatggtgctagtggtggtggtcatTCTGGGTCTGATTTGGGAAATAGGTCTTCGTCTAAAAGTTTTATATCAGCATCTATTGATTCTTCAGGGAAAGTAGGAAGTAGTAAATCCAAGTTTAACTTTGACACAGTTGAAGATTTGAGATAG